The DNA window GCGGTGCGGGCGGGCCAGCGGCTGGGCCGACGGTGGGTAGTCGTACACGAACGTGGGGTTCAGCAGCGTGGGCTCCACGATCTCGCCGAACAGCTCCACGGCCAGCTTCTCGGCGTCCCACTTCGGGTCCACCTTGACGTCGTGCTTCTCCGCCACCGCGCGAAGTTCCTCCAGCGGGGTGTCCGGGGTGATCTCCTGGCCAACGGCTTCGGAAAGGCCCGGGTACACGGCCAGCCAGGCCCAGTCGCCGTCGAGGTTGATCTCGCCGGCATCGGTCTGCAGGGTGCGTCCGGCGCCCACGGCGTCCGCGGCGTCGAGGATGATCTCTTTGATGCGGTCTGCCATGACGAACTGGTCAGCCCAGGCCTCGTAGCATTCGAGGGTGGTGAATTCGGGGCTGTGGGTTGAGTCCACGCCCTCGTTGCGGAATACGCGGCCCATGTCGTAGACCCGGTCGATGCCGCCCACCACTGCGCGCTTGAGGTAGAGCTCGGTGGCGATGCGGAGGGTCATTTTCTGGTCGAACGCGTTCATGTGCGTTTCAAACGGCCGCGCCAGGGCGCCGCCGTGGACCAGCTGGAGGATGGGGGTCTCCACCTCCACGTAGTTGTGGCGGTACAGGCTTTCACGGATGGAGCGGGTGATGGCCGCGCGGGTGTAGACCATCTCGCGTGCCTCATCGCGGACCATCAGGTCCACGTAGCGCTGGCGGACGCGGGTTTCCTCGTTCAGCCCCGCGTGCAGCACCGGCAGCGGGCGCAGTGCCTTGGACGCCATGGACCAGGACTCCGCCATGACGGAGAGCTCGCCGCGGCGGGAGGAGATGACCTCGCCCTTGATGAAGACGTGGTCGCCCAGGTCCACCAGGGCCTTCCAGTCCGCGAGCGCCTCTTCGCCGACGTTGGCGAGGCTGAGCATGGCCTGCAGCCGAGTGCCCTTGCCGTCCACGCCGCCTTCCTGCAGCGTGGCGAAGCAGAGCTTGCCGGTGTTCCGGACAAACACCACGCGTCCGGTGATTCCGACGACGTCCCCGGTGGTCTCGTCGGCTTCCAAGTGCGAGTATTTTTCCCGGATCTCGCTGAGTGAATGCGTGCGCTCAACACCCACCGGATATGCCTCGGCCCCGCGTTCAATCAGCTTGGCGCGCTTTTCCATGCGGATGCGCATCTGTTCGCTGGCGTCGACCGGCTCTGGGGCATTCTTGGGGGCAGGGGTGTTTTGGGAAGTCACAATCATCAAGTTTACCGGGACTTCGCGTACCCGGCTTTCGGGGCCGCCGATGCGCCGGCGGCCGCTGCCGGATTCCTGTCAGGAGCGGGGCATAGACTCTCGCTGTGGAGACGTGGACCTGTCTCTTATACACATCTAGATGTGTATAAGAGACAGGCGGCGGCCAGCTTGAGGTGCATTCCTTCCGGCCTGCGGGCCTCGCGGTAACGCACGGCGGCTCCCCCGCCGCCGGTGACCCGCCCGCGCCGGCGGCGCCCGGCTGTCTCTTATACACATCTAGATGTGTATAAGAGACAGGCACTGTACCGTCCGTTCGCCCGCAACCTGAGTCTCCTGCTGAGCCGGCCGGTGCACTGCTACAACCGCAGGGGCAGGGCCGGGTCTGCGCAGCAGCCGGACGGTTACTCGTTGGCCACCGAGATCAGCGACCTCGCGGCCGTCATGCGGGCGACGGGATCAGAGGATGTGGTGGCCCACAGCTACGGCGGCTTTGTGGCTCTTCAGGCGGCGCGCGGCATTCCGTTCCGGCGGCTCGTGACCTATGACGCCGCGGTGTCGCTGTCCGGAAACCTGGGCCGCCGCTGGCGTCCGGAGCTGGAGCAGGCCATGACGGCGGGGCAGCTGGACCACGCCTGGGCACTTCTGGTGCACGGCCTGGAGACCGCGGGGCCGGTCTCCCACCTGCCGCTCGGGGCACTCCGGATGCTGAGCATCCTGTCCGCGCGGACCAGCCTCGGCGCCGAGATGCGGGAGCTGCTGCCGACTGCCGTCAGGGAAATGCGGGCCGTGCTGGACACCGACGCCCGCCCGGACGATTTCGTGGGAGTGTCCACACCCACGCTCATGCTCAGC is part of the Arthrobacter sp. KBS0703 genome and encodes:
- a CDS encoding alpha/beta fold hydrolase produces the protein MYKRQALYRPFARNLSLLLSRPVHCYNRRGRAGSAQQPDGYSLATEISDLAAVMRATGSEDVVAHSYGGFVALQAARGIPFRRLVTYDAAVSLSGNLGRRWRPELEQAMTAGQLDHAWALLVHGLETAGPVSHLPLGALRMLSILSARTSLGAEMRELLPTAVREMRAVLDTDARPDDFVGVSTPTLMLSGGWSPGYFADMGRQLAAAVPAIEFGVVPGQLHEGPIRPGKRLAIRMARFLDGTDGRLRR
- the lysS gene encoding lysine--tRNA ligase, whose translation is MIVTSQNTPAPKNAPEPVDASEQMRIRMEKRAKLIERGAEAYPVGVERTHSLSEIREKYSHLEADETTGDVVGITGRVVFVRNTGKLCFATLQEGGVDGKGTRLQAMLSLANVGEEALADWKALVDLGDHVFIKGEVISSRRGELSVMAESWSMASKALRPLPVLHAGLNEETRVRQRYVDLMVRDEAREMVYTRAAITRSIRESLYRHNYVEVETPILQLVHGGALARPFETHMNAFDQKMTLRIATELYLKRAVVGGIDRVYDMGRVFRNEGVDSTHSPEFTTLECYEAWADQFVMADRIKEIILDAADAVGAGRTLQTDAGEINLDGDWAWLAVYPGLSEAVGQEITPDTPLEELRAVAEKHDVKVDPKWDAEKLAVELFGEIVEPTLLNPTFVYDYPPSAQPLARPHREDGRLIEAWDLIIGGMERGTAFSELIDPVIQRERLTEQSRHAAAGDVEAMQLDEDFLRALEYGAPPMGGIGLGIDRLVMLFTGAGIRETILFPLLKPEGH